The Lolium perenne isolate Kyuss_39 chromosome 6, Kyuss_2.0, whole genome shotgun sequence genome segment cagagttgtaccttttcttgtagtagatggtaatatggcgactttaggatcgcgagatttacccatgatggagaatttgcagcgagcaatatcaatccaagtgaacttccaaataaagctatgctccccggcaacggcgccagaaaatagtcttgatgacccacaagtataggggatcgcaacagtcttcgagggaagtaaaacccaatttattgattcgacacaaggggagccaaagaatacttgaaagccttaacagcggagttgtcaattcagctgcacctggaaacagacttgctcgcaagagtttatcagtagtaacagttttatagcagtagcagtagtgaaataacagcagcagagtaacaaagacagcagtagtgattatagtaaacagcaggattaaaatactgtaggcacagggatggatggacgggcgttgcatggatgagagaaactcatgtaacaatcaaagcagggcatttgcaaatagtaataaaacggtgtccaagtactaatcaatccataggcatgtgctccatatttagtcgtacgtgctcgcaatgagaaacttgcacaacatcttttgtcctaccagccggtggcagccgggcctctagggaatctactggaaattaaggtactccttttaatagagcactggagcaaagcattaacactccgtgaacacatgtgatcctcatatcaccgccttccccttcggttgtcccaatttctgtcactttggggcctcgggttccggtcaacaatacgtgtatacaacttgcaagtaagatcataaaacaatgaatatcatcatgaaacaataacatgttcagatctgagatcatggcactcgggccctagtgacaagcattaatcataacaagttgcaacaatatcataaaaataccaattacggacactaggcactataccctaacaatcttatgctattacatgaccaatctcatccaatccctaccatccccttcagcctacagcgggggaattactcacacatggatgggggaaacatggctggtcgatggagaggtgtcggtggtgatgatggcgatgatctcctccaattccctgtcccggcggagtgccataacggagtttctggtcccgagacagagtttcacgatggtggcggcgtactggatgtcttctggcgatttcgacttctctccgtgtatttttagatcgaaacccttaaatagtccagaggggggcgtcagaggctggccgaggcggcctcaccatttggcggcgcgcccccctcctaggccgcgccggcccatggtgtgggggccgtgggcccccctggcctgcccttctggctccgtgaatcttctgggaaaataagccctttgacattaattccggggatttacctgaaagttgaatttctgcacaaaaacgagacaccagagcaattctgctgaaaacagcgttagtccgtgttagttgtatccaaaatacacaaattagaggcaaaacccgttcaaaaaaaaatttagaggcaaaacaatagcaaaagtgttcgggaaagtagatacgttttggacgtatcaagcctcAACCGTCATCCTCTTGCCACGCATCCCCTGACCAAATGGGGCTCGGATGCATTTTCTTACGCCCGCAAATGCTCTATTAACCATATCTATCACTGCAACTTCCATCGAGTCGCAGTTGGAGAAATCCACCTCACCAAATTCATCACATACGACTTCCCCATAGAACACTACCAAATATTCCATCGTATCTACCGTCGAACCAGATTTTTAAAATAATATTGGTAACATCCTACCTTAAATCGTATTCATGTTTTAATAATTTCATTACATCAGATATTTAAACATGCCattatgattttttttaaataattacTCATTTATTTTTAACAAAAAAACAACACACTAATTCTTAAAAAATACTTCAAAAATATTATAAGACCACATATCATAAGACATCATATATATACCTCAATTTGCAGATAGATGTTCTTCCAAAAATAATTTACGCGCCGGAATATTCCAAGTAATAATACCAATCAGCAACAACACAAACGCTCCACTTCTATACCAATAGTCTGAGAGCAGGTGTCTTCTCGAATCCACCTAAAATATACATTCAAAAATCTAGTTATAACATGTGGGTTTTGTCAACATAATTAATAAAATCCACCTAACATACAAGGTCATCACTTAATAAAATCCACCTAAGGTGTGCAATCATTTTTTCAATAAATTAGACCATTTGCTCATATGTTAAAAGTTCACTCGTACATGCAATAATACTAAATACACTACAACATGCTGCTCAGATGTTAAAAATCTCACTTCACTCTACAAATCTCACTTCACTCTACATGCTAACCTAATATTACTTGCCTAATTACAGAGTAAGATACACTACACTACACCAAAATTAGAAAGTGAAAACAACATGCATGCACCTAAAGAGAGAAGAGAGAGTCAGCTCACCTTGATGTACTAATCAAAAAGCATGCATGCACTTAACCATCAGCAAGCATGCAGCTATATCGATGATCACTCATGGATTGAATTATGCTTCTCTTCTGCTTCTAGTCAGCTCACGAGAGGAGAGAGTACCTGCGCTCGTCTGAGAAGAGAGATTGCTGCTTTAAATCATGAAGAGACACAAGCTGTGAGGAGTGAGCAGCTGTTGCTTTAAAGCATGCAGAGACAAAAGCTCTTTCGGTGGTCTAGTTCCTGTATCAGCGGCGGACGTTGTTTCATGTCTCACAATCACACTGTACAAAATACTATTGATAGCAGTTCACACCAAATGCCTGCGAATCTGGTGAGTTACACCCATACACTGTAATCCAGCAGCTCCATTCACGCGCCAAAGCCAAAAACATAGGGAATCATCACACGCCAAAGCCAAATTCGTGGAAATCAATCACGCGCACAACGAGGCGCATGCCTGCTGCGTTTGTCGGCCAGGCAGCGACCTGCCGCCACCGCCGGTGGAGGCAAGCTCCACGTCAGCGTGCCGCCCCCTACCACGGCGGCAGGGCCCACCACACGACGTCGATGTTAACGGCGGTGGAACGGCGCCCGCTGCTCCTGAACGTGCTGCCACACGCCACGGCGGCAGCGCGTGCCGCCACAGCCGGCGGCAGCACCCTCCACGTGTTGGCTTGCGAGCGTGCCGCCACATCACGTTTGCTAATTTCACTGgggcaggtggtcctttttgacaaaaTATCGCGTGCGGGAGGTGGTTCCACTCGGCAAAGTCTTGGCAGGAATTTTTCCTCACGCGGGTGAATGTAGTCAAGAATATTTCTTTGTTGAGTGTACGTTAGAAAACATTCGGCAAAAGATAGATTCTGTGTCACAGGGCCGTCAGCTCCGCGGACGAAGCCACATGTCCTCGTGGATGTGTCGAGTCAATTTTCTTGCCGAGTATATTTGACTCTGTTTGCCGAGTGTGATTTTTGTATTTTGGTGAGTACTTTTCTTTGCAGAGTGTATTTTTAGAATTTTGCTGACTACGTTTTCTTTGCCAAGTGCCTTGGTAAAATTTGCCGTGTGGCCAAATTTTtgatgtttttttttgttgaaaaCACACTAGTAAAGTCGTCGTTTGAAACACAAGTTAATTGAGCTGATAGATTTTTGGAGGAGTTCCGTAACGGCTCGGGCTTTCCTTTCCTTGTATCCAGGGCTGTTAGTTAATCTCCAGCTCCAGCGCACTCGTGGGAGGTTCAATAGAAGGGTTCCAAACAATTTGGGGACGGAGATCCTGGGGCAGGGTTTTGGCGAAATCTTCGGAAGGGTTTTTGGTCGTTCGGGGTGATGAGCCGAGAAACACGGGGTGAGCTGGGAGGGCGTTGGATAAAGATCGCTCTTGGATAAATAAACTGTTCCACAGAACGTTCCTGATCTGTTATAATCTTCGGAAGGCGTTGGAGTAGATTAGATACAGTAGATTAGAATCCAAATCCAAACACGGGCGGATAAGTCTAATTACCCCTCGGCCAAGCCATGAACCCTCCCGCGGGAGCCTTTATAAGCAAAGCCCTCCCCTCGCATCTCCACATCGATCCACCCAGCGTCTCTTCCATCTTCCTAGCTTGATTCCTATATTCCAGTCGCGTTTCGTTTAGTTCCGTTCACCTAGCTAGTTTCGATGGCTCCCCTCGGTGACGGAGTTTCCCCGGCAGCTGTTGCCGCCCCTGGCCTTGTTGTCTCCTTCGGCGAGATGCTGATCGATTTCGTGCCGAATGTGGCCGGCGTCTCGCTCGCCGAGTCCGGTGGATTCGTCAAGGCGCCCGGCGGCGCGCCCGCCAACGTCGCATGCGCTGTCTCCAAGCTCGGCGGCTCCTCCGCCTTCGTCGGCAAGGTAACTAAAGCACTCAGCGCCACACTTCTATGATTCTCGGTCCCGTTGGTAGATGTTTTTGAGGCCGTATAATTGTTGTTGAGCGCGTTGGATCAGGTGTTTCTTAGGCTCGGATATGCTTTGTTCTATGTTCGGATCTGAATATCTGATCATGGATGTGTCGGGTAGCGTGATCGTTTCGGCGTTACCGTCCATCAGATCGTCGAGTTTTTTCCTTTCACTAGAATCAAATAGCAATAGTTAACCTTAATTGGATTTCTCCATCATCGTCATTTGTTAACTGTGTAATGTCGTGGCATCGACCGAGATTGTCTGTCTGAATTTCATATCGATCGATGATGCATGTTTTTTCTACAGTTTGGCGACGACGAGTTTGGTCACATGCTGGTGGGGATCCTGAAGCAGAACGGCGTCAACGCGGAGGGCTGCCTGTTCGACCAGGACGCCCGCACTGCCCTTGCCTTCGTCACCCTCAAGTCCAACGGCGAGCGCGAGTTTATGTTCTACCGCAACCCGTCGGCCGACATGCTCCTCACAGAGGCTGAGCTCAACCTCGACTTGATCCGCCGCGCTCGCATCTTCCACTACGGATCCATCTCGCTCATCACCGAACCCTGCCGCTCGGCACACGTCGCCGCCATGCGCGCCGCAAAGGCTGGTGGCATCCTCTGCTCGTACGACCCCAACGTGCGCCTCCCGCTGTGGCCCTCGGCTCAGGCCGCCCGCGACGGCATCATGAGCATCTGGAAGGAGGCCGACTTCATCAAGGTGAGCGACGACGAGGTGGCCTTCCTCACCCAGGGAGATGCCAACGACGAGAAGAACGTCCTTTCCCTGTGGTTCGAGGGCCTCAAGCTGCTCGTCGTCACGGACGGCGAGAAGGGATGCAGGTACTTCACCAAGGATTTCAAGGGATCTTTGCCCGGCTATGCTGTCAATACCGTCGACACCACTGGCGCAGGGGACGCCTTCGTTGGATCGCTCCTCGACAACGTCGCGAAGGACGACTCCATCTTCTACGTAAGCATACTATAAATCACCAGCTGGTCAATTTCATCATGAAATAAATGTTTCTAATCGATgtattcattctcttttgatcagAACGAGGAGAAGCTTAGGGAGGTGCTGCAGTTCTCGAACGCGTGCGGGGCCATCTGCACCACGCAGAAGGGAGCCATCCCGGCGCTCCCCACAACCGCCGCCGCCCTGGAGCTCATCAGCAAGGGCAGCAACTAGAGCGAGCGCCAGCCGTTGTCGCATCAGGCCTCCAGCCAGGATTGAATTTAGTGGGATTTAGCTGCATTTTATTTAGGGATTGTTAGTGCGTGCGTTGGGTTTATTTGGATTTGTGTGACTGAACCGATGTGTGATTGATTATTTTTAGCATGGAGAATTCCATATCATAGATGATAATTTATAGCTGTGGAAGCCCAGCGCACAAATTAATATGCCTTCTTCAGTATGTCTCTGTGATCTTTGCTCTTATTTTCATGCTGCATGCTGAATTGCTGATAAACCACTTGATCAGCTTGAATTGTGAAATCTTATTCCCAGAGCATATTCAATATCATCCTGAAGGAGTTCAAAAAGAAAAATCATCCTGAACAAAATTAAGGCGCGCTCAAACTACTTTGTTGGGCACAGTACGCTCATGAGAAAAGAAGCTCAAATGTCAAATCTCACGGCCTTGCTCGTAGTTCAGCTTATCTGAACCATGGTTGTCACCTCTTGTTGTTACAATTGCCAGACTCTCTATGTATCCCAATATTTTTAAACAATCAATAAAGTGGCGGCGGGTTCCTGAAAAAAAAATCGGCACAAACCAGCTACTCCTGATGCACATGCATCATGGTACACAAAATTTTGCTACTATTTGTGAGCTCAATGAGGGGTAGTGCATCAGGTTAGGCAGAAAAACGTGCATCAGGAGGCAGAAAAATAAGTAGCGAAGGCTCCAAGCTTAGTCGTGCATCAGCGAAATATTCTCTCCAGCTCACGGAAAACTGTAGAATAACACTATCTAAAACAACACTAATGAACTTGATTTGCATGCACAACAGTACCTCTCTCCATGATTCAAATGTGTTTCTCTGTCATTCCACATAAGGTTTTAGAAAACGCACCGAAGTTTTTTTAGGCGACCATTTTTATTCAAAGGCCACGCCATTTGAAATTTTTATTTGAATTTGACTATAGTAAGTAGACAAAAGGGTGCGTCCTTTCTATGATTCTATTGCATCTCCATCGATCTGCGAAAGGTGAACTCTGAAACCAGTGGATGAACAcataaacaatctcaaatggACATAGGGTTTTGGGACGCGATCCTTTTATTCAACAGAAAGAAACTTGGACTGAATCCTACGGCATGATCCACTTTCATCGTGCCATCCAAGATCGAGATCACCACCCGGTCTGAAACTAGACGCACCTCCACGTGAACAATGCACGTGTCAGGTTcagtttattcaaacacaaaatgGTAACAGGGCAAGCACAGATTCAGTAAAAAAAACTGTCGTGCCAACAGACTCATAAACTTACGAAATAAAGTAGGATGGCGACGAGCTTGACTACCTTTCAATGAAGGGAAACCATGCATGATTTAAATTAGATGCTGCTAAATCCATCCGAAACGAGCTGCCTGAAGTTGATGGGCGCGGCGAATCCCCAGTCCACCGGGGCGTCGAAGATGAGGGCGGCGCCCTTGTGGGCGGCGGCGTCAGTACTGTGCGCCAAGTCCCAGTACAGATGGTCGGTACGGTTGTTGCAGACGGCGCCGCCGGGGTGGCACCATGGATTCACGCCCAGCCTTCCATCGCCGCAGCACGCGCTGGCCACTTCGCTGAACCCGGCGGCCTCGGGGTCCGCCGTGAAGTTGGTGATCATATTG includes the following:
- the LOC127306044 gene encoding fructokinase-2 → MAPLGDGVSPAAVAAPGLVVSFGEMLIDFVPNVAGVSLAESGGFVKAPGGAPANVACAVSKLGGSSAFVGKFGDDEFGHMLVGILKQNGVNAEGCLFDQDARTALAFVTLKSNGEREFMFYRNPSADMLLTEAELNLDLIRRARIFHYGSISLITEPCRSAHVAAMRAAKAGGILCSYDPNVRLPLWPSAQAARDGIMSIWKEADFIKVSDDEVAFLTQGDANDEKNVLSLWFEGLKLLVVTDGEKGCRYFTKDFKGSLPGYAVNTVDTTGAGDAFVGSLLDNVAKDDSIFYNEEKLREVLQFSNACGAICTTQKGAIPALPTTAAALELISKGSN